A section of the Centropristis striata isolate RG_2023a ecotype Rhode Island chromosome 7, C.striata_1.0, whole genome shotgun sequence genome encodes:
- the hs3st1l2 gene encoding heparan sulfate (glucosamine) 3-O-sulfotransferase 1-like 2, whose translation MLWTVVLALLVLLLLQTQLSVCLRELRSGGSSSPAFTSSSSSSSSSSSSSSSSSSSSSSYNATQQRLPGAIIIGVRKGGTRALLEMLNLHPDVEVAKAEVHYFNLEEHYRRGLAWYRAQMPFTLPGQLTVEKTPGYFAAPLVPARIWDMNPAVRLLLIVRDPAERLVSDYTQVLHNRLTRHKPYQPLEELLIQEGHIDPGYKALQRSLYHQHLARWLELFPREQIHVVDGDALIRDPFPELRKAERFLDLPPRISPDNFYYNSTKGFYCLLSAGHDKCLDESKGRPHAPLSSQAFRKLCRYFRKPNKLFFEMVGRSFSWC comes from the exons aTGCTGTGGACGGTGGTTCTGGCTCTGCTggttcttctgctgctgcagactcagctgtctgtctgcttaAGGGAATTACGCAGCGGGGGCTCCAGCTCCCCTGCCTTcacctcttcatcctcctcctcctcctcttcctcctcctcctcctcttcatcctcctcctcctcctcctcctataaTGCCACCCAGCAGCGGCTGCCCGGGGCCATCATCATCGGCGTGAGGAAGGGCGGCACCAGAGCGCTGCTGGAGATGCTCAACCTGCACCCAGACGTGGAGGTGGCCAAGGCCGAG GTTCACTACTTTAACCTGGAGGAGCACTACCGCCGTGGCCTGGCCTGGTACCGGGCCCAGATGCCCTTCACCCTGCCGGGCCAGCTGACGGTGGAGAAGACCCCCGGCTACTTCGCGGCCCCTCTGGTCCCCGCTCGCATCTGGGACATGAACCCGGCCGTCCGCCTGCTGCTCATCGTCCGGGACCCGGCGGAGCGGCTGGTGTCCGACTACACCCAGGTCCTCCACAACCGGCTGACCCGCCACAAGCCCTACCAGCCgctggaggagctgctgatCCAGGAGGGCCACATCGACCCCGGATACAAGGCCCTGCAGAGGAGCCTGTACCACCAGCACCTGGCCCGCTGGCTGGAGCTCTTCCCCCGGGAGCAGATCCACGTGGTGGACGGGGACGCGCTCATCCGGGACCCCTTCCCCGAGCTGAGGAAGGCCGAGAGGTTCCTGGACCTGCCGCCCAGAATCAGCCCCGACAACTTCTACTACAACAGCACCAAGGGCTTCTACTGCCTGCTGTCGGCCGGACACGACAAGTGCCTGGACGAGTCCAAGGGCCGGCCGCACGCGCCGCTCAGCAGCCAGGCCTTCAGGAAGCTCTGCCGCTACTTCAGGAAGCCCAACAAGTTGTTCTTTGAGATGGTCGGGAGGTCGTTTTCCTGGTGCTGA